GAGGTCGACGGCGGTGACGACGACGTCGCTGGGCCGGCGGGAGACCTCCGGGTCGATCTCGGTTACCAGGCGCTCGACGACGGCCAGTGCGTGCAGGCCCTCATTCAGCCTGCGCACCGCATCATCGGCGACGGAACCGAACCTGGGCACCACCAGCGTGATCGTCACCTGCTGCTCGGCGTCCATGAGCTGCTGGAGGCGGGCGCCTAGGTGCAGGGCGAGGAAATCCGTCTCGGCGGAGGGTATCTCCACCTTCAGTGCGGACTCCATGGCGTGGGAGAAGTAGACGGACAGCTCATGCACCAACGGGTGCCCCAGCTGGAGATCGGCGCCGAAGGGCCGGTCTATACGTTGCCCGGCACGCAGCCGCGCCGCCATGGCCTGCACGTGGATGGCCAGACCGATCAGGGAGTCATCGCCGTCGTACAGCCGCAGCAGGAAGTGATCGTCCAGCCGGAGCACACAGTCGCGCACGGCGGCCAGGACCGCAGGGTTAAGGCCCTCGCCGTCGGCGTCCCGGTGGGTGGAGACCGCCAGGAAGGAGGCGACGAAGTCGGTCTCCGATTCCGGCAGGCGATGCTCGGCCCACCGGTTCACCCAGTCGGTGACCGCGCGGGCGGCGGTGATGATGTCGGCGTCGTATGCGGCGCGCCCGGCGTATTCGGCGGGATACCCCTCGACGGCGACATAGAGGTGCGTGCACAGGTTGAGGAGCACATACTCATTCAGGACGATGTCGTTGTTCGCTAGCACGGTGCGGACGCCGCGGGTGAGTTCGCGCCGCCGCGTCAGGTGGGTGCGTCGTCGATCCGATTCCAACTCGTCATTGACCGGGGCGAGCAGGATTTGGCGGATGAGTCGCCGTCGTCGCCGCAGCGGACCGTCAACGTTCACATACGCGCCGCGCCGCACTAGGGTCAATTCGTGATCGCGCAGGATCAGGCGGACGCGGCCAAGGTCGCCTTCAAGCGTCGACGGACTCACAAAAAGCCGATCGGCCAGTTCGAACACCTCGCACTCCTGGGGGGAGGTCAGCAGGATGCGGGTCAACTCATTCAGTCGGCCACGGGGGTCGGAGCCTTGCCGCGCGGGACGGCGGGCCTCACGTTCTCGCCTGATCCGGTACACGCGGTGGTCCAATTGGTATCCGGAGGGAGTGGACCGGATGAGGACCTCATCCTGCCCCGCATTGAGCTCTTTGACGTAGGAGCGGATCGAGCGGTCGGTGACTTGCAGCATGGCCGCCAGCGCTCGCGCCGACATCGGCCGACTGGCGGCCCGCAGCTCGCGCACAAGTCTTTCGAGCCTGTCCGCCTTGGCGGCCACGTCCACATCATCCTCTCGCAGCGCTGCGGTCGCGCGGGGGCGCCCTGTCGCAGCGGCGCCACGTGAGGCGCCCTTGACGATGGCGAGCTCCTGCGCGTCGTGTCACCAGTATGTGCCCGACAGGCACCTGGAGGCCGTAGCCGACAGCCGCCTGTCATCCCCTTTCGACGACGTCGGAAACACGAAGGTGCCTCCCCGGCCTCCCCCAGCCCACCCGCCTACCGTCGGGAGGACGAACGCTGGTTCCGACG
This genomic stretch from Actinomyces qiguomingii harbors:
- a CDS encoding BglG family transcription antiterminator, whose translation is MAAKADRLERLVRELRAASRPMSARALAAMLQVTDRSIRSYVKELNAGQDEVLIRSTPSGYQLDHRVYRIRREREARRPARQGSDPRGRLNELTRILLTSPQECEVFELADRLFVSPSTLEGDLGRVRLILRDHELTLVRRGAYVNVDGPLRRRRRLIRQILLAPVNDELESDRRRTHLTRRRELTRGVRTVLANNDIVLNEYVLLNLCTHLYVAVEGYPAEYAGRAAYDADIITAARAVTDWVNRWAEHRLPESETDFVASFLAVSTHRDADGEGLNPAVLAAVRDCVLRLDDHFLLRLYDGDDSLIGLAIHVQAMAARLRAGQRIDRPFGADLQLGHPLVHELSVYFSHAMESALKVEIPSAETDFLALHLGARLQQLMDAEQQVTITLVVPRFGSVADDAVRRLNEGLHALAVVERLVTEIDPEVSRRPSDVVVTAVDLDVDPSVPVVRISPLCTREEVDAVRQAVLEERVRAQRHQVWSALVAFTDEHLFTHIRSPLSREEAIGTCHSLLVRAHAVDEQHLADVMDRERRASTAFSDRFAMPHSLYMDAARTALAVLTCTRPIPWGDHEVNLVIMLAVSPKDRAVFRDVLDELVRILSDPVGVDALIGAGTNYSRLMETMRELVIG